In a genomic window of Narcine bancroftii isolate sNarBan1 chromosome 7, sNarBan1.hap1, whole genome shotgun sequence:
- the LOC138738517 gene encoding protein FAM3B-like isoform X2 — protein MMEGTLWRGISVIQKMGQRPQIQAPSPKRHKCDHWTSCPSGAFAFLVLSGSENNKPPKICFEDEILLGREKGNFGRGMNIAIVEAKTGKPISSSNFDLWAADLSGQMIEYLKKAPDGSFIFMATFDDSSTRLTENVKKYIEELGSKEIRKLSFRGNWVFIGTKGFTLPKDYPREKIMNREEGKNRYNGWPAEIQIDGCLSPKTDYL, from the exons ATGATGGAGGGTACCCTGTGGCGTGGCATCAGCGTGATTCAGAAAATGGGTCAGAGGCCACAAATCCAAG CACCTTCCCCAAAGCGACACAAATGTGATCATTGGACATCATGTCCATCTGGAGCCTTTGCCTTTCTTGTGTTGAGTGGCAGTGAGAACAACAAACCTCCAAAGATTTGCTTTGAAGACGAAAT ACTCTTGGGTCGTGAGAAGGGTAATTTTGGAAGGGGCATGAACATTGCCATTGTGGAAG CCAAGACGGGAAAGCCCATAAGTTCAAGCAATTTTGACCTCTGGGCAGCAG ATCTTTCAGGGCAGATGATTGAGTACCTTAAAAAAGCTCCTGACGGTTCGTTTATCTTCATGGCAACATTCGATGACAGTTCTACCAG GTTGACAGAAAATGTCAAGAAATACATTGAGGAATTGGGCAGCAAGGAAATCCGGAAGCTGTCTTTCCGAGGAAACTGGGTGTTTATTGGTACAAAAGGATTCACATTGCCAAAGGACTATCCGAGGGAGAAG ATTATGAACCGTGAGGAAGGGAAGAATCGATACAATGGCTGGCCGGCAGAAATCCAGATTGATGGCTGCCTCTCACCGAAGACAGATTACCTGTAG
- the LOC138738517 gene encoding protein FAM3B-like isoform X1, translating into MLPPFRALAMGHAKLAIIVAGFVGSWYLGQLLADAMMEGTLWRGISVIQKMGQRPQIQAPSPKRHKCDHWTSCPSGAFAFLVLSGSENNKPPKICFEDEILLGREKGNFGRGMNIAIVEAKTGKPISSSNFDLWAADLSGQMIEYLKKAPDGSFIFMATFDDSSTRLTENVKKYIEELGSKEIRKLSFRGNWVFIGTKGFTLPKDYPREKIMNREEGKNRYNGWPAEIQIDGCLSPKTDYL; encoded by the exons ATGTTACCGCCGTTCCGAGCCCTGGCGATGG GACATGCCAAATTAGCgataattgtggcaggttttgttGGGTCATGGTACCTTGGCCAGCTACTAGCCGATGCCATGATGGAGGGTACCCTGTGGCGTGGCATCAGCGTGATTCAGAAAATGGGTCAGAGGCCACAAATCCAAG CACCTTCCCCAAAGCGACACAAATGTGATCATTGGACATCATGTCCATCTGGAGCCTTTGCCTTTCTTGTGTTGAGTGGCAGTGAGAACAACAAACCTCCAAAGATTTGCTTTGAAGACGAAAT ACTCTTGGGTCGTGAGAAGGGTAATTTTGGAAGGGGCATGAACATTGCCATTGTGGAAG CCAAGACGGGAAAGCCCATAAGTTCAAGCAATTTTGACCTCTGGGCAGCAG ATCTTTCAGGGCAGATGATTGAGTACCTTAAAAAAGCTCCTGACGGTTCGTTTATCTTCATGGCAACATTCGATGACAGTTCTACCAG GTTGACAGAAAATGTCAAGAAATACATTGAGGAATTGGGCAGCAAGGAAATCCGGAAGCTGTCTTTCCGAGGAAACTGGGTGTTTATTGGTACAAAAGGATTCACATTGCCAAAGGACTATCCGAGGGAGAAG ATTATGAACCGTGAGGAAGGGAAGAATCGATACAATGGCTGGCCGGCAGAAATCCAGATTGATGGCTGCCTCTCACCGAAGACAGATTACCTGTAG